GCGGATCTCGACCAGGAGGAGATCCATCGCTCTCTTGTGTGCTTCTTTCGGGCGGTGGATGTGTGGCGGGCGGACCGGTTGTGCGTCGTAGTCGTCGAAGGCGTCAGGGGGCGCGATGTCCTCCCGCTCGAGATACAGCCGTAGCTCGAACAGCAACGCGTGGAGATGGACGAGTTCCTGTTCGTTCATGTGAGACAGTAACAGTGTCCACCGTGATATGGATTTTTGAGGGCGATACTAGATGTAATAATCCGAGTGACTGCCGCCCGACGGAGCCGTCGGGCGGGCATGGTTTCATGCCTGTCCGCCCGCCCTGCTCGAGCGCCGACGCTACTCCGCGCTCGAGTCCGCGTCTCGACCGGTCTCGAGGTTCTCGACGCAGGCCTCGACTGGCGCGAGCACGTCGCTGGCGATGGCGTAGGGATCGGTCTCGCCCCGCCGAACGGCCTCCGCGAGGTCGTCGATCCCGCCGCGGTCGGCGAGTTCGTCCTCGAGCAGGGCGTGGACGTCCTCGCGAAGCAGCGTGCGGATCTCTTCGGCGTAGCGCTGGCGGGCTTTCTTGGCGCGGGTGCCGGAGTCCACGAGATAGGTCCGGTGGGTGGCGAGTTCGTCGATGAAGTGCTCGACGCCGGTTCCCTTCGTGGCGACCGTTTCGACGATCGGCGGCGTCCAGCCTTCGTCCTCGCCGCCGCCTCCATCGGCGTCGTCGGCCCGCACCCCGCCGCTACCGCCCGCCATCGCGTCGGCACCGTGGTGCCCGCCACCGCCGCCACCGATCCCGCTCTCCTCGCCGAGGTGGACCATCTCCCGAAGCTCCTGGACCGTGCGGTCCGCGCCGTCGCGGTCGGCCTTGTTGACGACGAAGACGTCGGCGATCTCGAGGATCCCCGCCTTCAGCGTCTGGATGTCGTCGCCGGAGCCGGGCGGGACCAGCACGGCGACGGTGTCGGCGGTACGGACGATGTCGATCTCGTTCTGGCCGGCACCGACCGTTTCGATGATGATCTTGTCCTTGCCGAAGGCGTCCATCGCCTTGACCGCGTCGGCGGTCGCAGTCGAGAGACCGCCGAGCGTGCCGCGGGCGCTCATCGAGCGGACGAAGACGTCCATGTCGCCGACGGTAGAGGCCATCCGGATGCGGTCGCCGAGCACCGCGCCGCCCGTAAACGGCGAGGAAGGGTCGATCGCGATGATCCCGACCGTCTCGCCGCGGTCGCGGTACTCCTCGGCGAGCTTGTCGACGAGCGTCGACTTGCCCGCGCCGGGACTGCCAGTGATCCCGATCACGTCGGCGTCGCCCGTGTGTGCGTAGAGCGCCGAGACGAGGTCGCGATAGCCCGGCGACCGGTTCTCGATCTTCGAGATCGTCCGCGCGAGCGCCCGGTGTTCCCCCGACAGCAGCGCCTCGAGCAGCGATTCGTCGGCAGCGTCCATGGTCATCGCTGGGGCGCGTTCTCACGGACGAACTCGATGGTCTCCTCGATCGAGGTGCCGGGGCCGAAGATCGCCGCGACCCCCTCGTCTTTGAGTCCCGGACGATCTTCCTCGGGGATGACGCCGCCGACGAGGACGAGCGTGTCGTCCGCGGCACCGTACTCCTCGAGCCCGCCCATGATCTTCGGGACGAGCGTGTCGTGTGCGCCCGAGAGGATGGAGATGCCCAGC
The Natrinema salaciae genome window above contains:
- a CDS encoding UPF0058 family protein gives rise to the protein MNEQELVHLHALLFELRLYLEREDIAPPDAFDDYDAQPVRPPHIHRPKEAHKRAMDLLLVEIRDRVRRSSRQTAPY
- the meaB gene encoding methylmalonyl Co-A mutase-associated GTPase MeaB, coding for MDAADESLLEALLSGEHRALARTISKIENRSPGYRDLVSALYAHTGDADVIGITGSPGAGKSTLVDKLAEEYRDRGETVGIIAIDPSSPFTGGAVLGDRIRMASTVGDMDVFVRSMSARGTLGGLSTATADAVKAMDAFGKDKIIIETVGAGQNEIDIVRTADTVAVLVPPGSGDDIQTLKAGILEIADVFVVNKADRDGADRTVQELREMVHLGEESGIGGGGGGHHGADAMAGGSGGVRADDADGGGGEDEGWTPPIVETVATKGTGVEHFIDELATHRTYLVDSGTRAKKARQRYAEEIRTLLREDVHALLEDELADRGGIDDLAEAVRRGETDPYAIASDVLAPVEACVENLETGRDADSSAE
- a CDS encoding cobalamin B12-binding domain-containing protein; this translates as MSSEQEAESIRCLVAKVGLDGHDRGAHVVARAFRDAGFEVIYSGLHKAPDEIVQAAVQEDVDVLGISILSGAHDTLVPKIMGGLEEYGAADDTLVLVGGVIPEEDRPGLKDEGVAAIFGPGTSIEETIEFVRENAPQR